Proteins from a single region of Bombus vancouverensis nearcticus chromosome 5, iyBomVanc1_principal, whole genome shotgun sequence:
- the LOC117158553 gene encoding retinal guanylyl cyclase 2 isoform X5: MAGNSFRRLWSWISIMILPGCLFSLNGEQVPCVPYLSDTIDENYNDSKAEVMLFLREDCNSETNTTDMATDIQDYFDRFNFDVQITVIPLSLSCETKTWGLDALLRVLGERRAKALVAALDSPMCEVTVKLAHLWNMPLFTWTCPLKDSEERQVSSIVRLSPSLPMIAKALAEMLIHLQWKTVAIIGTDHEPWMSLERALLNSLQSIGAVVRRRAVLPRRASFEQIRKILRTVYKVSRRVTVLCLPTSDEDGLITRVLSEIDNVQQTSNSMWDSMTVIVHTEDDDLFLPPGNTSISYFDSATSNVSLATLTPLNLSDSALNVSYETTFDDYDDSVAVADTLEEAEEQETRQRPWNKSKTSNRFHPPRNLSSTFLERLITITPLDYRYDVEKVFEGVERYMVPTLMDRLNETLNILMNDNSSINAFNNKIYTYVMLDWRVDAWKPIMITVEGREKLFVRKLSTNAVAFRNMNDTDLPRCNIDVNGIPFIDCTENTSDESALRIAHIVTIILGSLLLTVFAISVAILIRKKLLKKRMSKGTYKIILTTSDFVFPQVPQVDSRRVDEGIERMLCCWLQQLQEFGGPEVEKPDLLQLGSVSSLKPCLRTSTGNLTRHNFLKDPRARYNGDFVQLKELPTQGTFELKSKTMDVLAMIHGLRHENLNPLIGCLNEPTRPCLVYEYCSRGSLEDVLVQDEIKLDWSFRLSFLTDLVRGMRYLHGTPVRVHGYLTSRNCVIDARWVLKVTDYGLPVFHEAQNIVPPAKTARDLLWTAPELLRQPNLRKKGTQAGDVYSFGIIMQEVVVRGEPFCMLALSPEDIIEKVMKPPPLIRPSVSKGAAPPEAINIMRQCWAEAADMRPDFNDVHDLFKKLNHGRKVNIVDTMFQMLEKYSNNLEELIRERTEQLDMEKKKTEQLLNRMLPSSVAEKLKLGMPVDPEEFREVTIYFSDIVGFTTISAHSTPFQVVDLLNDLYTCFDATINAYTVYKVETIGDAYMVVGGCPVRIPDHASQIATMALDLLHQSGKFKLKHLPNTQLRLRIGLHTGPCCAGVIGLTMPRYCLFGDTVNTASRMESTGAPWRIHLSQVTRDRLIQAGGYQIEYRGRTEVKGKGKMPTYWLLGKQGFDKELPKPPTLGFLMLLSVAILPPSSGKTMG, encoded by the exons ATGGCCGGGAACTCTTTTCGCCGGCTTTGGTCGTGGATCTCGATCATGATCCTGCCCGGATGTTTGTTTTCTTTGAATGGTGAACAAGTTCCATGCGTTCCTTATTTGTCGGATACGATCGACGAGAATTACAACGATAGCAAAGCGGAAGTAATGCTCTTCTTAAGAGAAGATTGCAACAGCGAGACGAATACCACCGATATGGCCACGGATATTCAAGACTATTTCGATCGATTTAATTTCGACGTGCAGATCACCGTTATACCCTTATCGC TGTCGTGCGAAACGAAAACTTGGGGTCTCGACGCTCTGTTACGTGTACTTGGTGAAAGAAGAGCAAAAGCTCTCGTAGCCGCTCTCGACTCACCTATGTGCGAAGTTACCGTTAAACTCGCGCATCTCTGGAACATGCCGTTGTTCACATGGACTTGTCCTTTG AAAGACTCGGAGGAAAGGCAAGTTTCATCGATCGTTAGGCTGTCGCCGTCGTTACCTATGATAGCGAAAGCCCTCGCGGAGATGCTGATACACTTACAATGGAAAACCGTAGCGATAATAGGAACAG ATCACGAGCCATGGATGAGTCTCGAAAGAGCATTGTTGAACTCTTTGCAAAGTATCGGAGCTGTAGTACGACGACGCGCGGTACTACCACGGCGAGCTTCTTTCGAACAAATTCGAAAAATTCTTCGCACCGTTTACAAGGTTTCTCGCAGAG TTACGGTGTTATGTCTACCCACATCCGACGAAGACGGATTAATAACTCGTGTCCTCTCCGAGATAGATAACGTACAGCAAACCTCTAATTCCATGTGGGACTCTATGACCGTGATTGTTCATACGGAAGACGATGACCTCTTTCTACCACCCGGAAACACTTCGATTTCTTATTTCGATTCAGCAACGTCCAACGTTTCGCTGGCGACTCTAACACCCTTGAATCTCTCTGACTCTGCCTTGAACGTGTCCTATGAAACGACATTTGACGACTACGATGACAGCGTAGCGGTAGCAGACACGTTGGAGGAAGCGGAAGAGCAAGAAACCAGACAACGACCATGGAATAAATCAAAAACAAGTAACCGATTCCACCCGCCAAGAAACTTGAGCTCAACTTTTCTAGAAAGATTGATCACGATAACACCCCTCGATTACAG ATATGACGTAGAAAAAGTATTCGAGGGCGTAGAACGATATATGGTACCGACGTTGATGGACCGTTTGAACGAAACTCTTAATATCTTAATGAACGACAATTCTAGTATAAATGCATTCAATAACAAGATCTACACGTACGTTATGCTGGACTGGCGTGTTGACGCCTGGAAACCTATAATGATCACCGTGGAAGGACGTGAAAAATTGTTTGTTCGAAAGTTATCGACGAATGCGGTGGCTTTTCGTAATATGAATGACACTGATCTTCCGAGATGCAACATCGATGTCAACGGGATTCCCTTTATCGATTGTACAG AGAATACTTCCGACGAATCAGCATTGCGTATCGCACATATCGTGACTATCATCCTGGGGTCGCTCTTACTAACTGTGTTCGCAATATCGGTCGCAATCTTGATTAG AAAGAAGTTGCTTAAGAAGAGAATGTCCAAGGGTACGTACAAGATCATTTTAACCACGTCGGATTTCGTATTTCCTCAAGTGCCTCAAGTAGATTCCAGAAGG GTGGACGAGGGTATCGAGAGAATGTTATGCTGTTGGTTGCAACAACTGCAAGAGTTTGGTGGACCCGAAGTAGAAAAGCCAGATCTACTTCAACTAGGTAGCGTATCTTCCCTGAAACCATGTTTACGAACTAGCACAGGAAATCTGACGCGTCATAATTTCTTGAAGGATCCTCGTGCAAGATACAAC GGTGACTTTGTGCAACTGAAAGAACTACCAACTCAGGGTACGTTTGAACTGAAAAGCAAAACTATGGATGTATTGGCCATG ATTCATGGTCTGCGTCATGAGAATCTCAATCCTCTGATAGGATGTTTGAATGAACCGACAAGACCGTGCCTTGTTTACGAATATTGTTCAAGAGGATCGTTGGAAGACGTACTGGTGCAGGACGAGATCAAGCTCGATTGGTCCTTCAGATTGTCGTTCCTCACCGATCTTGTGCGg GGTATGAGATATCTTCATGGTACACCAGTGCGTGTACACGGTTATCTTACTTCGCGAAATTGCGTCATCGATGCTCGCTGGGTTCTCAAGGTAACCGATTATGGACTGCCTGTTTTTCACGAAGCACAAAATATCGTTCCTCCGGCAAAAACCGCTAGGG ATCTTTTGTGGACGGCACCCGAACTATTAAGGCAACCAAATCTTCGAAAGAAGGGAACGCAAGCCGGAGATGTTTACAGTTTTGGTATTATTATGCAGGAAGTGGTAGTCCGCGGAGAACCATTTTGCATGCTCGCTTTGTCCCCGGAAG ATATCATCGAGAAAGTGATGAAACCACCGCCACTGATTCGGCCGTCTGTAAGCAAAGGTGCCGCACCACCGGAAGCGATAAATATCATGCGTCAATGTTGGGCAGAAGCAGCGGACATGAGACCCGATTTTAACGATGTTCACGATCTCTTCAAGAAGCTTAATCATGGAAG AAAAGTCAATATCGTCGATACGATGTTTCAAATGTTGgaaaagtattcgaacaatCTGGAAGAGCTAATACGCGAGCGCACCGAACAACTCGAcatggaaaagaagaaaacggaACAGCTATTGAATCGAATGTTACCCAG CTCTGTTGCTGAGAAATTGAAGCTGGGCATGCCCGTTGATCCTGAAGAATTCCGTGAAGTAACGATCTATTTCTCGGACATTGTTGGCTTCACGACCATCTCTGCACACTCGACCCCGTTCCAAGTAGTCGATCTTTTGAACGACTTGTATACCTGCTTCGATGCCACGATCAACGCATATACTGTATATAAG GTGGAAACTATAGGAGACGCTTACATGGTCGTAGGTGGCTGTCCGGTAAGAATACCAGACCATGCTTCTCAAATAGCTACCATGGCCCTCGATTTACTGCACCAAAGCGGAAAATTCAAGTTGAAACATCTGCCAAATACGCAACTGAGACTTCGAATTGGCCTTCATACCG GTCCCTGTTGCGCCGGTGTTATTGGCCTGACTATGCCAAGATACTGCCTTTTCGGTGATACCGTTAATACCGCATCGAGGATGGAGTCTACCGGTGCACCATGGCGTATCCACCTCAGCCAAGTGACAAGAGATCGACTGATTCAGGCGGGTGGATATCAGATCGAATACCGTGGACGGACAGAAGTTAAAGGCAAGGGAAAAATGCCTACTTATTGGTTACTAGGGAAACAAGGCTTCGATAAGGAACTTCCAAAACCACCCACGCTCGG ATTTTTAATGCTTTTATCTGTTGCCATTCTGCCGCCATCTTCAGGGAAAACCATGG GCTGA